One Actinomycetes bacterium genomic region harbors:
- the npdG gene encoding NADPH-dependent F420 reductase: protein MTSPLDSQTVAVLGGTGPQGRGLARRFAASGLSVVIGSRSRERAEATARELAAATGGSVTGADNATAARLGDVVVVAVPWDGHRELLAELAPGLSGKVVVDCVNPMGFDAQGAFPLPVEEGSAAQQAAALLPDSHVVAAFHHVSAVLLDDPAVASLDTDVLVLGDDRAATDLVSELAGRIPGMRGVYAGRLRNAHQVEALTCNLISVNRRYKAHAGLRVTDV from the coding sequence GTGACCAGTCCGCTGGACAGCCAGACCGTCGCCGTGCTGGGCGGGACCGGCCCGCAGGGGCGGGGGCTGGCCCGACGTTTCGCGGCCTCGGGCCTGTCCGTCGTCATCGGCAGCCGGAGCCGGGAGCGCGCCGAGGCGACCGCCCGGGAGCTGGCCGCGGCAACCGGCGGCTCGGTGACGGGCGCCGACAACGCTACAGCGGCGCGCCTCGGCGACGTGGTGGTCGTCGCCGTGCCCTGGGACGGCCACCGAGAGCTGCTCGCCGAGCTGGCGCCCGGCCTGTCCGGGAAGGTCGTCGTCGACTGCGTGAACCCGATGGGCTTCGACGCCCAGGGAGCCTTCCCGCTTCCGGTCGAGGAGGGCTCGGCGGCCCAGCAGGCCGCGGCGCTGCTGCCGGACAGCCATGTCGTCGCCGCCTTCCACCACGTGAGCGCCGTGCTGCTGGACGACCCTGCGGTCGCGTCCCTGGACACCGATGTGCTGGTCCTTGGTGACGACCGCGCGGCGACCGACCTGGTGAGCGAGCTGGCCGGCCGGATCCCGGGCATGCGCGGGGTCTACGCCGGGCGGCTGCGCAACGCGCACCAGGTCGAGGCGCTCACCTGCAACCTGATCAGCGTCAACCGCCGGTACAAGGCGCACGCGGGGCTTCGGGTCACCGACGTGTGA